The proteins below are encoded in one region of Fibrella aestuarina BUZ 2:
- a CDS encoding D-glycero-alpha-D-manno-heptose-1,7-bisphosphate 7-phosphatase codes for MAKCVFLDRDGVLNEDRTDYVYRVEDFVIPDGVVEGLRQLKAAGYLLIVITNQAGIAKGLYTRDDVMRCHNYLQEQCGHLIDDIYYSPHHPDYDTRSLTRKPDSLLLEKAIAKYNIDVNQSWMIGDAPRDMYAGKRVGVRTVHVRHTPTQPAVGDWEAQSLLDASKRVVDTAS; via the coding sequence ATGGCAAAATGTGTTTTTCTTGACCGAGACGGGGTCCTCAATGAAGACCGTACCGACTACGTGTATCGGGTCGAGGATTTTGTTATACCCGATGGCGTAGTCGAAGGGCTGCGGCAGTTGAAAGCGGCTGGCTATCTGCTCATTGTCATTACCAATCAAGCAGGCATTGCCAAGGGCCTCTATACCCGCGACGACGTGATGCGCTGCCACAACTACCTGCAGGAACAGTGCGGCCACCTCATCGACGACATCTATTACAGCCCCCACCATCCCGACTACGACACGCGCTCGCTCACCCGCAAGCCCGATTCGCTGCTGCTCGAAAAAGCGATTGCCAAGTATAATATCGACGTTAATCAGTCGTGGATGATCGGCGACGCCCCGCGTGATATGTATGCCGGCAAGCGCGTCGGGGTTCGTACTGTGCATGTGCGGCACACGCCCACTCAACCCGCCGTTGGCGATTGGGAAGCGCAAAGCCTGCTCGACGCGTCGAAGCGCGTGGTGGATACGGCATCGTAG
- the tssD gene encoding type VI secretion system tube protein TssD: protein MSSFSAYLTVGSFKTWVNSVILDMHQEIDTLGRPASATYGGKLTISFNTTADPLVTNWMFNPAKQWSGTITYVDMVGVTLKTVSFQNAFCLDLQEDFDGTNNSADMVTTIVISPEKLSIGSINHDNHWPPIEAN from the coding sequence GTGTCATCCTTCAGCGCCTATCTCACTGTTGGTAGTTTTAAAACTTGGGTCAACTCGGTTATTCTGGACATGCATCAGGAGATCGATACCCTGGGTCGCCCGGCTTCGGCAACGTATGGTGGTAAGCTGACGATCTCGTTCAACACCACCGCTGATCCACTGGTTACCAACTGGATGTTCAACCCCGCCAAGCAGTGGAGCGGCACCATCACGTATGTGGATATGGTGGGCGTGACGCTGAAAACCGTATCGTTTCAGAACGCGTTCTGTCTGGATCTACAGGAAGATTTTGATGGCACCAACAACTCTGCTGATATGGTGACAACCATCGTCATTTCACCGGAAAAGCTCAGTATCGGTTCCATCAACCACGATAACCATTGGCCTCCCATCGAAGCCAATTGA
- a CDS encoding GH3 auxin-responsive promoter family protein — protein sequence MGIRSVFSKPLARWVRMRQQAWREQPGEAQQRWLQHLIKRAATTQFGRDHHFADIRTAADFRQAVPIRDYEALKPYIERVTDGQPDILWPGKPAYFAKTSGTTSGTKYIPLTAESLPNHINSARDALLCYVEETGNSAFLDKKLIFLSGSPELDQKAGIYTGRLSGIVNHHVPAYLRSNQLPSYDTNTIDDWETKLDRIIDETIDQPMSLISGIPPWVQMYFDRIQARTGKAIKDVFPDFSVFVYGGVNFEPYRARLFESISKRIDSIETYPASEGFIAYQDTQDAEGLLLLADSGIFFEFVPADEYFSENPRRLTIDEVELGKNYAVIINNNAGLWGYSLGDTVKFVSCNPHRLLVTGRIKHFISAFGEHVIGEEVEKALQYAMQQQPGTEVVEFTVAPMVSPTEGLPYHEWLIEFAQPPRDAVRFATDLNTRLAELNVYYEDLMTGAILRPLVLTPLPRGAFQQFMKSQGKLGGQNKVPRLSNDRALADGLLAIQPS from the coding sequence ATGGGAATTCGTTCAGTCTTCAGTAAACCACTGGCCCGTTGGGTACGTATGCGGCAGCAGGCGTGGCGCGAGCAACCCGGTGAGGCTCAGCAGCGTTGGCTACAACACCTGATCAAACGCGCCGCCACGACCCAGTTCGGCCGCGACCACCATTTTGCCGACATCCGCACCGCCGCCGATTTCCGACAGGCGGTGCCCATCCGGGATTATGAGGCGCTGAAGCCCTACATCGAACGCGTTACCGACGGGCAACCTGATATTTTGTGGCCCGGCAAACCAGCTTATTTCGCCAAGACATCGGGCACCACGTCGGGGACGAAATACATCCCGCTTACGGCCGAGTCGCTGCCCAACCACATCAACTCGGCCCGTGATGCGCTGCTGTGTTATGTGGAAGAAACCGGCAATTCGGCGTTTCTGGACAAGAAACTCATCTTCCTCTCGGGCAGTCCCGAACTCGATCAGAAAGCGGGTATCTACACCGGGCGGCTATCGGGCATCGTCAATCACCACGTCCCGGCCTACCTACGTTCCAATCAGCTCCCTTCTTACGACACCAACACCATCGACGACTGGGAAACTAAACTCGACCGCATCATCGACGAAACCATTGATCAGCCGATGTCGCTGATTTCGGGGATTCCGCCCTGGGTGCAGATGTACTTCGACCGGATTCAGGCGCGCACCGGCAAAGCCATCAAAGATGTGTTTCCCGATTTTTCGGTCTTCGTGTACGGCGGCGTCAACTTCGAACCGTACCGCGCCCGGCTGTTTGAGAGCATCAGCAAGCGCATCGACAGCATCGAAACGTACCCAGCCTCGGAGGGATTCATCGCCTATCAGGATACGCAGGACGCCGAAGGACTGCTGCTGCTGGCCGACAGCGGCATTTTCTTTGAGTTCGTGCCTGCCGACGAATATTTCTCGGAAAACCCGCGCCGCCTGACCATCGACGAGGTGGAACTGGGGAAAAATTACGCCGTGATCATCAACAACAACGCCGGCCTGTGGGGCTACTCGCTGGGCGACACGGTGAAGTTTGTGAGCTGTAACCCGCACCGCCTGCTCGTAACTGGGCGGATCAAGCATTTTATCTCGGCCTTTGGCGAACACGTCATCGGCGAAGAAGTCGAGAAGGCGCTCCAATACGCCATGCAGCAGCAGCCCGGCACCGAAGTCGTCGAGTTTACGGTGGCCCCAATGGTATCGCCCACCGAAGGCCTACCCTACCATGAATGGCTGATCGAGTTTGCTCAGCCGCCCAGAGATGCGGTCCGTTTCGCCACCGATCTCAACACGCGCCTGGCGGAGTTGAACGTGTATTACGAAGACCTGATGACGGGCGCCATTCTGCGCCCGCTTGTGCTCACCCCCCTGCCACGCGGCGCGTTCCAGCAGTTTATGAAAAGCCAGGGCAAGCTGGGTGGGCAGAATAAAGTCCCCCGCCTCAGCAACGACCGCGCGCTGGCCGACGGGCTATTGGCAATCCAGCCGAGCTAA
- the prmA gene encoding 50S ribosomal protein L11 methyltransferase, with the protein MNYIEVQLTLSPDYADILTAELAELGFESFVETDEGLNAYITEDAFLPDAVDELVARYASQTPITYLTQTLEKKNWNAEWEQNYEPIEVRTESGTSAEQSVRVRASFHEPDPSFTYDLLINPKMSFGTGHHETTHMMMQHQLGLDHAGKSVLDVGSGTGILAILAIKLGAADALAFDIEEWAVENAIENAALNGCADQVRVFQGTIAGVEANERFEIILANINRNVLLAEIPTYVTYLKPAGHLMVSGFYEFDAPDIVAKAAEAGLTVQTQLTRNGWASILFRQSI; encoded by the coding sequence ATGAATTACATTGAAGTACAACTGACGCTTTCGCCCGATTACGCCGACATCCTGACCGCCGAACTGGCCGAACTGGGCTTTGAATCGTTTGTCGAAACCGACGAAGGCCTGAACGCTTACATCACCGAGGATGCGTTTTTGCCCGATGCGGTCGATGAACTGGTAGCGCGCTACGCCAGCCAGACGCCGATCACGTACCTGACCCAGACGCTGGAAAAGAAAAACTGGAACGCCGAGTGGGAACAGAACTACGAGCCCATCGAGGTACGAACCGAGTCGGGTACGTCGGCGGAGCAATCGGTGCGGGTGCGGGCGTCGTTTCATGAGCCCGATCCGTCGTTTACGTATGATTTGCTCATCAACCCCAAAATGTCGTTCGGGACAGGGCATCATGAGACCACGCACATGATGATGCAGCATCAGCTCGGCCTCGATCATGCGGGCAAGTCGGTGCTGGATGTGGGGAGTGGCACGGGTATCCTGGCCATCCTGGCCATCAAGCTGGGTGCTGCCGATGCGCTGGCGTTCGACATTGAAGAATGGGCCGTGGAGAATGCCATCGAAAACGCCGCGCTGAACGGTTGCGCTGATCAGGTACGCGTGTTTCAGGGGACCATTGCGGGCGTGGAGGCAAACGAACGGTTCGAGATCATTCTGGCCAATATCAACCGGAACGTGCTGCTGGCCGAAATCCCGACGTACGTAACGTACCTGAAACCAGCCGGTCATCTGATGGTGAGTGGTTTCTATGAATTTGACGCGCCCGATATCGTCGCGAAAGCGGCCGAAGCGGGCCTGACGGTGCAGACGCAGCTCACCCGAAATGGCTGGGCGTCGATCCTGTTTCGGCAGTCAATATAA
- the atpD gene encoding F0F1 ATP synthase subunit beta: protein MITETAVNTGKITQVIGPVVDVSFEAEGSRIPAILDALKVTRPDGQVVILECQQHLGEDRVRAIAMDSTEGLQRGMEVTDLGGPITMPIGDAIKGRLFNVVGEAIDGLGSLPNEKRSSIHRAAPRFEDLATSTEVLYTGIKVIDLLAPYVKGGKIGLFGGAGVGKTVLIQELINNIAKAYEGLSVFAGVGERTREGNDLMREMIEAGIIKYGDAFKHSMEEGGWDLTKVDYDELKKSQATFVFGQMNEPPGARARVALSGLTVAEYFRDGDGEGQGRDILFFIDNIFRFTQAGSEVSALLGRMPSAVGYQPTLATEMGAMQERITSTKRGSITSVQAVYVPADDLTDPAPATTFAHLDATTVLSRKVAELGIYPAVDPLDSTSRILSAEVLGDAHYGTAQRVKEILQRYKELQDIIAILGLEELSEDDKLVVSRARRVQRFLSQPFFVAEQFTGLKGVLVSIEDTIKGFNEIIDGKYDHLPEAAFNLVGTIEDAVVKGERLIKEAGQ from the coding sequence ATGATTACGGAAACGGCAGTCAATACGGGTAAGATTACGCAGGTGATCGGCCCGGTTGTGGACGTGAGTTTCGAGGCCGAAGGGTCTCGCATTCCGGCCATCCTCGATGCCCTGAAAGTAACCCGGCCCGATGGTCAGGTCGTTATTCTGGAGTGCCAGCAGCACCTGGGCGAAGATCGCGTTCGCGCCATCGCCATGGACTCGACCGAAGGGTTGCAGCGGGGTATGGAGGTGACTGACCTCGGCGGTCCCATCACCATGCCCATCGGTGACGCCATCAAAGGCCGTCTGTTCAACGTAGTAGGCGAAGCCATCGACGGTCTGGGCTCGCTGCCTAACGAAAAGCGGTCGTCGATCCACCGGGCGGCTCCCCGCTTTGAAGACCTGGCTACGTCAACCGAAGTACTCTACACGGGTATCAAAGTAATTGACCTGCTGGCTCCTTACGTAAAGGGGGGTAAGATCGGTCTGTTCGGTGGTGCTGGTGTGGGCAAAACCGTATTAATTCAGGAACTCATCAACAACATCGCCAAAGCCTACGAAGGTCTGTCGGTGTTTGCGGGTGTGGGCGAACGTACCCGTGAAGGGAACGACCTCATGCGCGAGATGATCGAAGCCGGTATCATCAAATACGGTGATGCGTTCAAGCACAGCATGGAAGAAGGCGGCTGGGACCTCACCAAAGTAGATTACGATGAACTGAAAAAGTCGCAGGCAACCTTCGTGTTCGGTCAGATGAACGAACCGCCGGGAGCCCGTGCCCGCGTAGCCCTGTCGGGTCTGACGGTGGCTGAGTACTTCCGCGATGGCGACGGCGAAGGGCAGGGTCGTGATATCCTGTTCTTTATCGACAACATCTTCCGCTTCACGCAGGCGGGTTCCGAAGTATCCGCGCTGCTTGGCCGGATGCCGTCGGCCGTAGGGTATCAGCCCACGCTGGCCACCGAAATGGGTGCCATGCAGGAGCGGATCACCTCAACCAAGCGTGGTTCGATCACGTCGGTACAGGCTGTATACGTACCTGCCGATGACTTGACTGACCCCGCCCCGGCTACGACCTTTGCTCACCTTGATGCCACCACGGTATTGAGCCGGAAAGTAGCCGAGTTGGGTATCTACCCCGCCGTTGACCCCCTCGACTCGACCTCACGGATTCTGAGCGCCGAGGTACTGGGCGACGCGCACTATGGTACCGCTCAGCGGGTGAAAGAGATTCTGCAACGCTACAAAGAATTGCAGGATATCATCGCCATCCTGGGTCTGGAAGAACTGTCGGAAGACGACAAACTGGTTGTAAGCCGTGCCCGCCGGGTGCAGCGCTTCCTGTCGCAGCCGTTCTTCGTGGCCGAGCAGTTTACCGGCCTGAAAGGCGTACTGGTGAGCATCGAAGACACCATCAAAGGCTTCAACGAGATCATCGACGGTAAATATGACCACCTGCCCGAAGCGGCGTTTAACCTGGTCGGCACCATCGAAGACGCCGTCGTGAAAGGTGAGCGCCTGATCAAAGAAGCAGGACAGTAG
- a CDS encoding TlpA disulfide reductase family protein: MTFRFSYLTFFFLVPLLVNCQSAPALKTGTWRATLQTSGGELPFGLDIQPAAEAGRYTVHAINGTERLAMDEAYVQNDSLHIPMLVFESELVGRVNGDRMTGVWRKRRTGNQYQIVPFTAQFGQAFRFAPRSGTSAGQSASRTVTGKWQTLFRATEGDTTIAVGVFSQQNGTVSGTFLTPTGDYRYLAGNVFGDSLFLSCFDGTHAFLFKAKLTKPQASAEQTMTGVFHSGPTYRETWTARLEPNAALPDPGKLTFVKPGQAFMFTFPDAQGKILSLNDPRFKGKVTVVQILGTWCPNCMDETRFLAPWYAKNRSRKVEVVGLAFEKTADLTESGPKIKRMAERFGVTYPVLLAGTNDKAEASKALPALNRVVAFPTTIFLDKKGQVRHIHTGFSGPGTGAYYDEYVAEFNRLVDKLEQE, from the coding sequence ATGACTTTCCGATTCAGCTACCTGACGTTTTTCTTTCTTGTGCCTCTTTTGGTGAATTGCCAGTCGGCTCCAGCGCTGAAAACCGGCACCTGGCGCGCCACGCTGCAAACCAGTGGCGGCGAGTTGCCCTTTGGGCTCGACATTCAACCCGCCGCGGAGGCGGGCCGATACACGGTTCATGCCATCAACGGCACCGAACGGCTGGCTATGGACGAGGCCTACGTTCAGAACGATTCGCTCCACATCCCCATGTTGGTGTTTGAATCGGAACTGGTGGGTCGCGTAAACGGTGACCGGATGACGGGCGTCTGGCGGAAACGCCGCACCGGCAATCAGTACCAGATCGTGCCGTTTACGGCGCAGTTTGGGCAGGCTTTTCGGTTTGCGCCGCGCTCAGGTACGTCGGCGGGGCAGTCGGCGTCGCGAACCGTGACGGGCAAATGGCAGACGCTCTTCCGGGCTACCGAGGGCGATACCACCATTGCCGTGGGGGTGTTTTCGCAGCAGAACGGCACCGTGTCAGGTACGTTCCTGACACCCACCGGCGATTACCGCTATCTGGCCGGCAACGTCTTTGGCGACAGCCTGTTTTTGTCGTGTTTCGATGGCACGCATGCGTTTCTGTTCAAAGCCAAATTGACGAAGCCCCAGGCCAGTGCCGAGCAGACCATGACGGGCGTGTTTCATTCGGGGCCAACCTACCGCGAAACCTGGACGGCTCGCCTTGAACCCAATGCCGCCCTGCCCGATCCGGGCAAACTGACGTTTGTGAAACCGGGTCAGGCCTTTATGTTTACGTTTCCCGATGCGCAGGGTAAGATTCTGTCGCTGAACGACCCCCGCTTCAAGGGTAAGGTGACCGTGGTGCAGATTCTGGGTACGTGGTGCCCTAACTGCATGGACGAAACCCGATTCCTGGCGCCTTGGTACGCCAAGAATCGCAGCCGAAAGGTTGAAGTGGTTGGGCTGGCGTTTGAAAAAACGGCTGATCTGACGGAGTCGGGGCCGAAAATCAAGCGGATGGCCGAGCGGTTCGGGGTGACGTACCCCGTTTTGCTGGCTGGCACCAACGACAAGGCCGAAGCGTCAAAAGCCTTACCGGCCCTCAACCGGGTGGTGGCCTTCCCGACGACAATTTTTCTGGATAAAAAAGGGCAGGTGCGCCACATCCATACCGGCTTCTCAGGCCCCGGCACCGGCGCTTATTACGACGAATACGTAGCCGAATTCAACCGGCTAGTGGATAAGTTGGAGCAGGAATAG
- a CDS encoding N-acetylmuramoyl-L-alanine amidase, producing MLRLDMRFLSIFCWLMTSAALAQTVPTVVPDTIAPAPILADTVPRFPRLGRTTSSLTNLYYGAGTDRLGGAKRETLDSGVVLRVTGQQNNLYRVQLAPNQTAYVPTEQVRIDSASLVAAQPASTTYLTGNWTVSGDSLFDYVAIRLPDRLPYQTRQEVDPNRLILDLFGADVNTNWITQLRSAQMIERVWFEAEGDGHIRVIVALKGPKRGPVHWGYSVYYQKNTLMVRVRRPPAGRSLRGLVIAVDAGHGGSNTGARGSQSGQLEKDLTLDVARRLATYLTRAGAQVVLVRDADTNLVPSVRIRAMRKQLPHLLVSIHFNSSGNVGVQGVSTYYKHLGFRPWSQLVLDEMLRRLPVREFGNVGHFNFFFNSPTDYPNLLVEGPFLSNRTDEALITDPAFRQKLAQAIGKGLRRVRRLK from the coding sequence ATGCTTCGACTTGACATGCGCTTTTTGTCCATTTTCTGTTGGCTAATGACCTCGGCCGCTCTGGCCCAGACGGTACCGACCGTTGTGCCGGACACCATCGCTCCTGCACCTATACTGGCCGACACCGTGCCGCGTTTTCCCCGGCTGGGCCGCACTACGTCGTCCCTGACGAATCTTTATTACGGAGCCGGTACCGACCGCTTGGGAGGCGCCAAACGCGAAACCCTTGATTCGGGCGTGGTGCTGCGAGTGACGGGTCAGCAAAATAACCTGTATCGGGTGCAGTTGGCTCCCAATCAGACAGCCTACGTACCCACCGAGCAGGTACGTATCGATTCGGCCTCGTTGGTCGCCGCCCAACCCGCCTCGACAACGTACCTGACGGGCAACTGGACGGTTTCGGGCGATTCGCTCTTCGACTACGTAGCCATCCGCCTGCCCGACCGCCTGCCGTACCAGACTCGCCAGGAAGTAGATCCCAACCGCCTTATCCTCGACCTATTTGGGGCCGATGTCAACACCAACTGGATCACGCAACTCAGGTCGGCGCAGATGATCGAGCGCGTCTGGTTTGAAGCGGAGGGCGATGGGCACATTCGGGTTATCGTGGCGTTGAAAGGCCCAAAGCGGGGGCCAGTGCACTGGGGGTATTCGGTATATTACCAGAAAAACACGCTTATGGTCCGGGTACGTCGCCCGCCAGCGGGGCGGTCATTACGAGGGCTGGTGATCGCCGTCGATGCGGGGCATGGCGGTAGTAACACCGGCGCGAGGGGTAGCCAATCGGGCCAACTGGAAAAAGACCTCACCCTCGACGTAGCCCGGCGGCTGGCCACGTACCTGACGCGCGCCGGAGCGCAGGTAGTGCTGGTACGTGATGCCGATACCAATCTGGTGCCATCGGTGCGCATCCGGGCCATGCGGAAGCAATTGCCCCATTTGCTTGTTAGTATCCATTTCAATTCGTCGGGGAATGTGGGGGTGCAGGGGGTAAGTACGTACTACAAACACCTGGGTTTTCGCCCCTGGAGCCAACTGGTACTCGATGAGATGCTACGTCGGCTGCCCGTCCGCGAATTTGGCAACGTGGGCCATTTCAATTTCTTTTTCAACAGCCCTACCGATTACCCCAACCTGTTGGTCGAAGGCCCGTTTCTGAGTAATCGTACGGATGAAGCCCTGATTACCGACCCGGCCTTCCGGCAAAAGCTGGCTCAGGCGATCGGGAAAGGGTTACGGCGGGTACGTCGGTTGAAATGA
- the tssD gene encoding type VI secretion system tube protein TssD, which translates to MAASFESTFHIPGMDPMVLMHCHYQFNQPDDVRGRPNAGVRSGLIRVTLLGTDNGTLASWGVDPLKSLSGKIVFKDSEGGTLKTLQFYDTYCVEYREVFVSGSTTAAYTFDLGLTARRINLNNAEHDNMWLDWKPGQ; encoded by the coding sequence ATGGCTGCTTCGTTTGAATCAACGTTTCATATACCGGGCATGGACCCGATGGTGCTGATGCATTGCCATTACCAGTTTAACCAGCCCGATGATGTGCGCGGCCGACCCAACGCCGGGGTACGTAGCGGGCTGATCCGGGTGACGCTGTTGGGTACTGACAACGGTACACTGGCCAGTTGGGGCGTCGATCCGCTGAAGTCGCTGAGTGGTAAAATCGTTTTTAAAGACAGCGAAGGAGGCACGTTAAAGACGCTTCAGTTTTACGATACCTACTGCGTTGAATACCGCGAGGTGTTTGTATCGGGCAGCACCACAGCCGCCTATACCTTTGACCTCGGCCTGACAGCGCGGCGGATCAACCTCAATAACGCCGAACACGATAATATGTGGCTCGACTGGAAACCCGGTCAGTAA
- a CDS encoding formylglycine-generating enzyme family protein — protein sequence MKRLFAFFFYTLTLQQVTAQSTDFASYTQIITGSNQTYPMVAIPGGTYLMGSPATEKGRKADEGPQHKVTIEPFWMGKFEVVWDIYDLFTTKTIEKAMAARYPDGADLSKTDATTRPSPSYVDMSFGMGRSGYPAINMTHYAAVKFCAWLYDKTGLFYRLPTEAEWEYACRAGSTTPYSFGADMKLLGQYAVYKGNSAGSYKKIGTKKPNKFGLHDMHGNVMEWTQDEYVADYYAKVAKGTVNEAYAPRTKLYPNSVRGGSWDDDPAILRSAARTPSDPAWKVIDPQSPKSDWWMTSASFCGFRVVRPLKTPPIEEIRAYYDIKPIKDYGY from the coding sequence ATGAAACGCCTTTTCGCTTTCTTCTTTTATACACTGACCCTTCAACAGGTAACCGCTCAATCGACCGATTTTGCGTCGTATACCCAAATCATCACCGGTAGCAACCAGACGTACCCGATGGTAGCTATCCCCGGCGGCACGTACCTGATGGGTAGCCCCGCCACCGAGAAAGGCCGGAAAGCCGATGAAGGACCGCAGCATAAGGTGACGATCGAACCGTTCTGGATGGGCAAGTTCGAAGTGGTCTGGGACATCTACGATTTGTTTACCACCAAAACCATCGAGAAAGCGATGGCGGCCCGCTACCCCGACGGGGCAGACCTGAGCAAAACCGATGCCACTACCCGGCCGAGTCCATCCTATGTGGATATGTCGTTCGGCATGGGGCGGTCGGGCTATCCGGCCATCAACATGACGCACTACGCCGCGGTCAAGTTTTGTGCCTGGCTCTACGACAAGACGGGACTGTTTTACCGATTGCCCACCGAGGCTGAATGGGAATATGCCTGCCGGGCGGGGAGCACTACGCCTTATTCCTTTGGGGCCGACATGAAGCTGCTGGGGCAATATGCTGTTTATAAGGGTAATAGCGCTGGTAGCTACAAAAAGATCGGCACCAAAAAGCCGAACAAATTCGGCCTGCACGATATGCATGGCAACGTGATGGAGTGGACTCAGGATGAATACGTGGCCGATTATTACGCCAAAGTGGCGAAAGGGACTGTCAACGAGGCGTACGCGCCCCGCACCAAGCTGTACCCCAACAGCGTACGTGGTGGCTCGTGGGACGACGACCCGGCCATTCTGCGCTCGGCTGCCCGCACGCCCTCTGACCCGGCCTGGAAGGTGATCGACCCGCAAAGTCCCAAATCGGACTGGTGGATGACCTCGGCCTCGTTCTGCGGATTCCGCGTGGTCCGGCCCCTCAAAACGCCCCCCATCGAAGAGATTCGCGCTTATTACGACATTAAGCCGATCAAAGATTACGGCTATTGA
- the atpC gene encoding ATP synthase F1 subunit epsilon: MQLDIITPDRSVFSGEASSVTFPGSEGQFQVLNGHAPLVSTLDRGPVTIVTASGQQTLTVDGGVVEVLRNRVLVLAEAVLAA, encoded by the coding sequence ATGCAACTCGACATCATAACGCCCGACCGGTCGGTTTTCTCTGGCGAGGCGTCATCGGTAACGTTTCCGGGCTCGGAAGGGCAATTTCAGGTGCTAAACGGCCATGCTCCCTTGGTGAGCACGCTGGATCGTGGGCCGGTGACGATCGTTACGGCAAGTGGACAGCAAACGCTCACGGTCGACGGTGGCGTGGTCGAAGTGCTGCGGAACCGCGTACTGGTACTGGCCGAAGCCGTACTGGCGGCGTAA
- a CDS encoding YihY/virulence factor BrkB family protein, with product MKRFIPYLSLFRQAFSNFSANDPVRMAGATAFFAFFALPSIVVILNKVLGTFVNTRHHSMSRQLFGQLAELFGPQSARQLQDISRHLQARQTDRIELTITIVVLLLSATTLFAVVKNSLNQLWNVKATARHSVLYGLRDRLVALCLILASGLLFLLSATLVQRLSLPMYAPTTVTETWESISEVPGFLRFVISFVVMAVWFAMLFTVIPDVRVPASAVRVGAGVTSALFLLGEWTLTRLLTYGQLRTLHGGAGAITLVLLFVFYCSLIFYYGAAFTRQYAKWAHADVSPGSHAVGYTITEVDEEKGAV from the coding sequence TTGAAGCGATTCATTCCGTATCTAAGCCTCTTTCGGCAGGCGTTCAGCAACTTCAGCGCCAACGATCCGGTCAGGATGGCGGGTGCCACGGCCTTCTTTGCCTTTTTCGCGTTGCCGTCTATCGTGGTGATTCTCAACAAGGTGCTGGGTACGTTCGTCAACACGCGGCATCATTCCATGAGCCGACAATTATTTGGGCAGTTGGCCGAATTGTTTGGTCCGCAAAGTGCCCGGCAGCTTCAGGATATCTCGCGCCACCTACAGGCTCGCCAAACGGACCGTATCGAATTGACGATCACCATTGTGGTGTTGCTGCTCAGTGCCACGACGTTGTTCGCCGTGGTGAAAAATTCGCTCAATCAGCTCTGGAATGTGAAGGCCACCGCGCGGCACTCGGTGCTTTACGGGCTGAGAGATCGGTTGGTAGCGCTATGCCTTATCCTGGCGTCGGGGTTGCTTTTCCTGTTGTCTGCTACGCTGGTGCAGCGGTTATCGCTACCGATGTATGCGCCCACGACCGTTACCGAAACCTGGGAGTCGATCAGCGAGGTTCCTGGCTTTTTGCGGTTTGTGATCTCGTTCGTGGTGATGGCTGTTTGGTTCGCCATGCTGTTCACCGTCATCCCTGACGTGCGGGTGCCCGCTTCGGCGGTGCGGGTGGGCGCAGGGGTCACGAGCGCTCTTTTTTTGCTGGGTGAATGGACCTTGACCCGGCTGCTGACGTATGGCCAACTCCGTACCTTGCACGGCGGCGCGGGCGCTATCACGCTGGTGCTGCTGTTTGTCTTTTACTGCTCGCTGATCTTTTACTACGGCGCAGCCTTTACCCGGCAATACGCCAAATGGGCTCACGCCGATGTCTCGCCCGGCTCACACGCCGTTGGATACACCATCACCGAAGTGGATGAGGAAAAAGGCGCTGTGTAG
- a CDS encoding YdeI/OmpD-associated family protein: protein MVHIDGVQIVEINDRALWRHWLAANHTSAKGVWLLTNKTATGKARLSYAEAVEEALCFGWIDSKPSKYDEGRSMLYYSPRKPKSNWSALNKTRVARLLDEGLMTPAGLKMIELAQRTGTWDALNPVDALIIPDDLQVALAENPPADVHFAAFPKSAKQGILQWILNAKRPETRQNRIMETATLAAQNKRANQYQKKQE from the coding sequence ATGGTCCATATAGATGGTGTTCAGATCGTTGAGATCAATGACCGTGCGCTATGGCGCCACTGGCTGGCGGCCAACCACACAAGCGCGAAAGGCGTGTGGTTACTGACCAACAAGACAGCCACGGGTAAGGCCCGGCTTAGCTACGCCGAGGCGGTGGAAGAAGCCTTGTGTTTCGGTTGGATCGACAGCAAACCAAGCAAATACGACGAGGGCCGGTCGATGCTCTATTACTCGCCCCGTAAGCCCAAAAGTAACTGGAGTGCGCTGAACAAAACGCGGGTGGCCCGACTGCTCGACGAAGGCCTGATGACACCCGCCGGGCTGAAAATGATTGAATTGGCTCAGCGAACTGGTACGTGGGACGCGCTGAACCCCGTTGATGCGCTGATCATCCCCGACGATCTTCAGGTTGCATTGGCCGAGAATCCACCCGCCGATGTTCATTTTGCTGCTTTTCCTAAATCGGCAAAGCAGGGCATTCTGCAATGGATTCTCAATGCCAAACGACCCGAAACCCGCCAGAACCGCATTATGGAAACGGCCACGCTGGCCGCCCAAAATAAACGCGCGAATCAGTACCAGAAGAAACAAGAGTAG